From the Flavobacteriales bacterium genome, the window CAATGTATCGGCATTGCATTTAAGGACAGAAATGGCATAATATGGCAAAAGCACTTATCACAGGAGCTACAGGATTAGTTGGAATCAATCTTTTGATAGAATTACTGGACAAAAAACGTTTTCAGGAATTTGTTCTACCTTATCGCTCTGAGGAGAAAAAACAATTCGCTTTATCTTATCTAGCTTATCATGCTCCTCATGCAAACTTGGAAACATTGCATTGGAAAAAGGGAGATTTATTAGATTTTATATTTGTAGAAAGTCTAATGGAAAAGGATTTAAGAATCTTTCATTGTGCAGCCATTATTTCTTTCAAGAAAAAAGACGGAGCTGAAATGATTGCCAAAAACCAGCTACTCACAGAAAATATGGTGAATGGTGCATTAAGTTTCCCCAATACTTTTATGGTTTTTGTAAGCTCTATAGCTGCCATGGGTAGAGCCGATAATAATGAAGTAATTTCAGAAGATACTTACTGGAAACCATCGGATAAAAACTCCAACTATGCCGAGAGCAAATATGAATCGGAAATGATTGTATGGAGAGGGATTGAAGAAGGCTTGCAGGCTGTAATTGTTAACCCTGCGATTATCTTGGGTGCCTATAAACACTCTCAAATGAGCACAGAACTATTTCAAATGCTCTACAAAGGTTTCAATTATTATTCTGAAGGTATTAACGCTTTTGTGGATGTAAAAGATGTCGCTCAAATAATGGCATTATTAGAAGAACAAAACATCCAAAATGAACGATTTATTCTTTCTGCTGGAAATTTTAGCTATCACCAAATTTTTGATTGGATAACCGAAGGATTCAACAAACCAAAACCCAAAATACAGGTAACAATGAGTCTCGGAAAAAAAGTTCTTTGGGTAGAGAAATTTCTTTCAATTTTTGGAAGAAAAAGAAAACTTACCAAAGAAAATCTCGAAACATCCCTTCAAGAAAACAAATATGATTCTTCTAAACTCATCCATACTTTGGAATACCATTATTCACCCGTTCAAAAAAGTATTCAATGGCATTGTGAGGATTTTTTGAAGTTCCATAAAGAATAAAAATAAGCGCTTTCGGTTATCAGAAATATTGCCCCAAACCAAGGACAAATCCATTACCTGATCGATCATTAAGTCCAAAAGCATAATCTATTCTAAGCGTAGCTCCAAAAATATTTTTGAGATGAAAACGTGCTCCAATTCCCGAACTGGCATATAAATTCGTTTCTTTAAAAAGATTTCCTAAATCGCCTCCTGCTTGTCTGAGCGTTGCGGCATCTACAAAAGCAACCCCTTGAATAGCTAGCCAATTTTTATCTAACAAAGTGTGGCGGTATTCTGTATTGAGCACCAAAGCTCCAGATCCTCTATTGATTCTATTTCCTACTCCACGTACATTTTTATGATTGTCAATCACAAAGGCAGAAAAAGGTGTTGAGTGGTTTGAAGAAAGTCCTAATTTCATCTGTACTCCTAAATTTCCTTTATTGGCTGTTCTCTTAAAATATTTCAGGAATAATTCCCCTATCTGAAAAGGTGTTTTATCCTTACGAGAAGTAACTATTTGATAAGAAAAATCTAAGGCATAACCGTCCAAGTAAAAATAATGATGCTTTACTTTATAATGCTGATAGTAGAGTTTTCCCAGTATTTTTAGAATATCCAAACCTGGTGGAGCTTTTACAGAATCGGCA encodes:
- a CDS encoding NAD-dependent epimerase/dehydratase family protein, with product MAKALITGATGLVGINLLIELLDKKRFQEFVLPYRSEEKKQFALSYLAYHAPHANLETLHWKKGDLLDFIFVESLMEKDLRIFHCAAIISFKKKDGAEMIAKNQLLTENMVNGALSFPNTFMVFVSSIAAMGRADNNEVISEDTYWKPSDKNSNYAESKYESEMIVWRGIEEGLQAVIVNPAIILGAYKHSQMSTELFQMLYKGFNYYSEGINAFVDVKDVAQIMALLEEQNIQNERFILSAGNFSYHQIFDWITEGFNKPKPKIQVTMSLGKKVLWVEKFLSIFGRKRKLTKENLETSLQENKYDSSKLIHTLEYHYSPVQKSIQWHCEDFLKFHKE